A single Pseudomonas sp. HN11 DNA region contains:
- a CDS encoding PrkA family serine protein kinase, translating to MSIFSHFQQRFASTQQEELTLQEYLELCKQDRSTYASAAERLLLAIGEPELVETANNSRLSRIFSNKVIRRYPAFEDFHGMEECIDQIVSYFRHAAQGLEEKKQILYLLGPVGGGKSSLAEKLKQLIEKVPFYAIKGSPVFESPLGLFNATEDGAILEEDFSIPRRYLNTIMSPWATKRLAEFGGDISQFRVVKLYPSILNQIGVAKTEPGDENNQDISALVGKVDIRKLEEFPQNDADAYSYSGALCRANQGLMEFVEMFKAPIKVLHPLLTATQEGNYNSTEGLGAIPFTGILLAHSNESEWHTFRNNKNNEAFIDRIYIVKVPYCLRVSDEIKIYDKLLFNSSLAKAHCAPDTLKMLAQFTVLSRLKEPENSNIYSKMRVYDGENLKDTDPKAKSIQEYRDTAGVDEGMNGLSTRFAFKILSKVFNFDPHEIAANPVHLLYVLEQQIEQEQFQAETRERYLRFLKEYLAPRYIEFIGKEIQTAYLESYSEYGQNIFDRYVLYADFWIQDQEYRDPETGEILNRVALNEELEKIEKPAGISNPKDFRNEIVNFVLRARANNNGKNPTWLSYEKLRVVIEKKMFSNTEDLLPVISFNAKASKEDQQKHNDFVTRMVERGYTDKQVRLLSEWYLRVRKSQ from the coding sequence ATGAGTATTTTTAGCCACTTCCAACAACGCTTCGCATCCACACAGCAGGAAGAACTCACGCTGCAAGAGTATCTTGAGCTGTGCAAACAGGATCGCAGCACCTATGCGTCTGCCGCAGAGCGCCTGCTATTGGCGATTGGCGAGCCGGAACTGGTGGAAACCGCCAACAACTCCCGGCTGTCGCGAATATTCTCCAATAAGGTGATCCGGCGCTATCCGGCCTTTGAAGACTTCCATGGCATGGAAGAATGCATTGACCAGATCGTGTCCTACTTCCGGCATGCCGCCCAAGGCCTGGAAGAGAAGAAACAGATCCTCTACCTGCTCGGCCCCGTCGGCGGCGGTAAATCGTCCCTGGCTGAAAAGCTCAAACAACTGATCGAGAAGGTGCCCTTCTACGCCATCAAGGGTTCACCGGTGTTCGAGTCGCCCCTGGGCCTGTTCAACGCCACGGAAGATGGCGCAATCCTCGAAGAAGACTTCAGCATCCCGCGTCGCTACCTCAACACCATCATGTCGCCTTGGGCCACCAAACGCCTGGCCGAGTTCGGCGGTGACATCAGCCAGTTCCGCGTTGTGAAGCTTTACCCGTCCATCCTCAACCAGATCGGCGTGGCCAAGACCGAACCGGGCGACGAGAACAACCAGGACATCTCGGCGCTGGTGGGCAAGGTCGATATCCGCAAGCTCGAAGAATTCCCACAGAACGACGCCGACGCCTACAGCTATTCGGGTGCGCTGTGCCGTGCCAACCAGGGCCTGATGGAGTTCGTGGAGATGTTCAAGGCGCCGATCAAGGTGCTGCACCCACTGCTCACCGCGACCCAGGAAGGCAACTACAACAGCACCGAAGGCCTGGGGGCGATCCCGTTCACCGGGATCCTGCTGGCCCACTCCAACGAATCGGAGTGGCACACCTTCCGCAACAACAAAAACAACGAAGCCTTCATTGACCGGATCTACATCGTCAAGGTGCCGTACTGCCTGCGGGTCAGCGACGAAATCAAGATCTACGACAAGTTGCTGTTCAACAGTTCCCTGGCCAAGGCCCATTGCGCACCCGACACCCTCAAGATGCTCGCCCAGTTCACCGTGCTGTCTCGCCTCAAGGAGCCGGAGAACTCGAACATTTATTCGAAGATGCGCGTGTACGACGGTGAAAACCTCAAGGACACAGATCCCAAGGCCAAGTCGATCCAGGAGTACCGCGACACCGCCGGTGTGGATGAAGGGATGAATGGCCTGTCGACGCGCTTCGCGTTCAAGATCCTGTCCAAGGTCTTCAACTTCGACCCTCACGAAATTGCGGCCAACCCGGTGCACCTGCTCTACGTGCTGGAACAGCAGATCGAACAGGAGCAGTTCCAGGCGGAAACCCGCGAACGCTACCTGCGCTTCCTCAAGGAGTACCTGGCGCCACGCTACATCGAGTTCATCGGCAAGGAAATCCAGACCGCGTACCTGGAGTCCTACAGCGAATACGGCCAGAACATCTTCGACCGCTATGTGCTGTACGCCGACTTCTGGATCCAGGACCAGGAATACCGCGACCCGGAAACCGGCGAGATCCTCAACCGCGTGGCCCTCAACGAGGAACTGGAAAAAATCGAGAAGCCGGCTGGCATCAGCAATCCGAAGGATTTCCGCAACGAAATCGTCAACTTCGTGCTGCGCGCCCGCGCCAACAACAATGGCAAGAACCCGACCTGGCTCAGCTACGAGAAGCTGCGGGTGGTCATCGAGAAGAAAATGTTCTCCAACACCGAGGATCTGCTGCCGGTCATCAGCTTCAATGCCAAGGCCAGCAAGGAGGATCAGCAAAAACACAACGACTTCGTCACACGCATGGTCGAGCGCGGCTACACCGACAAACAGGTACGACTTCTTTCGGAATGGTACCTACGGGTCCGGAAATCGCAGTAA
- a CDS encoding YeaH/YhbH family protein has protein sequence MSYVIDRRLNGKNKSTVNRQRFLRRYRDHIKKAVEEAVSRRSITDMEHGEQISIPGRDIDEPVLHHGRGGKQTVVHPGNKEFTTGEHIQRPQGGGGGKGPGKAGNSGEGMDEFVFQITQEEFLEFMFEDLELPNLVKRNLTGTDTFKTVRAGISNEGNPSRINIIRTLRSAHARRIALSGSSRAKLKEAKEELARLKREEPDNFGDIQEIEAEIEKLSARIHRVPFLDTFDLKYNLLVKQPNPSSKAVMFCLMDVSGSMTQATKDIAKRFFILLYLFLKRNYDKIDVVFIRHHTSAREVDEEEFFYSRETGGTIVSSALKLMQEIMAERYPANEWNIYAAQASDGDNWNDDSPICRDILVNQIMPFVQYYTYVEITPREHQALWFEYERIGEAFADTFAQQQLVSAGDIYPVFRELFQRRLVT, from the coding sequence ATGAGCTATGTGATCGACCGACGCCTCAATGGCAAGAACAAGAGCACGGTAAACCGCCAGCGTTTCCTGCGGCGTTACCGTGACCACATCAAAAAGGCCGTCGAAGAGGCCGTCAGCCGCCGCTCCATTACAGACATGGAGCATGGCGAGCAAATCAGCATTCCCGGACGGGACATTGACGAACCGGTGCTGCACCACGGGCGGGGCGGCAAACAAACTGTCGTTCACCCTGGTAACAAGGAATTCACTACTGGCGAACATATCCAGCGCCCCCAAGGGGGGGGCGGCGGCAAAGGACCGGGCAAGGCGGGCAATTCCGGCGAAGGCATGGATGAGTTCGTGTTCCAGATCACCCAAGAAGAATTCCTCGAGTTCATGTTCGAAGATCTGGAGTTGCCTAACCTGGTCAAACGCAACCTGACCGGCACCGACACCTTCAAGACCGTGCGCGCCGGGATCAGCAACGAAGGCAACCCGTCACGCATTAACATCATTCGCACCCTGCGCTCGGCCCACGCCCGGCGTATTGCCCTGTCGGGCAGCAGTCGCGCCAAGCTGAAGGAGGCCAAGGAAGAGTTGGCACGCTTGAAGCGCGAGGAACCGGACAATTTCGGCGATATCCAGGAAATCGAGGCGGAAATCGAGAAGCTCAGCGCGCGCATTCATCGCGTGCCCTTCCTCGACACCTTCGACCTGAAATACAACCTGCTGGTCAAGCAACCCAACCCCAGCTCCAAGGCGGTGATGTTCTGCCTGATGGACGTATCCGGCTCCATGACCCAGGCCACCAAGGACATCGCCAAACGCTTCTTCATCCTGCTGTACCTGTTCCTGAAGCGGAACTACGACAAGATCGACGTAGTGTTCATCCGCCATCACACCAGTGCCCGGGAAGTGGATGAAGAAGAGTTCTTTTACTCGCGGGAAACCGGCGGCACCATTGTTTCCAGCGCGTTGAAGCTGATGCAGGAGATCATGGCCGAACGCTACCCGGCCAATGAGTGGAACATCTACGCCGCCCAGGCCTCGGACGGTGACAACTGGAACGACGACTCCCCAATCTGCCGCGACATCCTGGTCAACCAGATCATGCCGTTCGTGCAGTACTACACTTATGTTGAAATCACCCCCCGTGAGCACCAGGCCCTGTGGTTCGAATACGAGCGCATCGGCGAAGCCTTTGCCGACACGTTCGCCCAGCAGCAACTGGTCTCGGCCGGCGATATCTACCCGGTCTTCCGTGAACTCTTCCAGCGCAGGTTAGTGACATGA
- a CDS encoding SpoVR family protein, whose translation MTAKKEQKRQPISTGSEWTFELIQAYDREISRIAAGYALDTYPNQIEVITAEQMMDAYASVGMPLGYHHWSYGKHFLSTEKSYTRGQMGLAYEIVINSDPCIAYLMEENTICMQALVVAHACYGHNSFFKGNYLFRTWTDASSIIDYLVFAKQYIMQCEERHGIDAVEDLLDSCHALMNYGVDRYKRPYPISAEEERLRQKEREEHLQKQINDLWRTIPKKVGKNSDKDDARFPAEPQENILYFLEKHAPLLEPWQREIVRIVRKIAQYFYPQRQTQVMNEGWATFWHYTLMNDLYDEGLVTDGFMMEFLTSHTSVVFQPGFDSPYYSGINPYALGFAMYRDIRRMCEHPTEEDRRWFPEIAGSDWLSTIKFAMSSFKDESFILQYLSPQVIRDLKLFSILDDDLKDDLLVPAIHDESGYRTIRETLAAQYNLGNREPNVQIYSIDVRGDRSLTLRHQQHDRKPLGESTEEVLKHLHRLWGFDIHLETLQGDQVMKTHHVPPRTDHSDNDYGRLDLAVVHL comes from the coding sequence ATGACCGCCAAAAAAGAGCAAAAACGCCAACCCATATCCACGGGGTCTGAGTGGACCTTTGAACTGATCCAGGCCTATGACCGGGAAATCAGCCGTATTGCGGCGGGCTATGCCCTGGATACCTATCCCAACCAGATCGAGGTGATCACCGCCGAACAGATGATGGATGCCTATGCGTCGGTGGGCATGCCACTGGGTTATCACCATTGGTCCTACGGTAAACACTTTCTCAGCACCGAGAAGTCCTATACCCGTGGCCAGATGGGCCTGGCCTACGAGATCGTGATCAACTCCGACCCGTGCATCGCCTACCTGATGGAGGAGAACACCATCTGCATGCAGGCGTTGGTGGTGGCGCATGCCTGCTACGGGCATAACAGCTTCTTCAAGGGCAATTACCTGTTCCGCACCTGGACCGACGCCAGTTCGATCATCGATTACCTGGTGTTCGCCAAGCAGTACATCATGCAATGCGAGGAGCGCCACGGCATCGATGCGGTCGAGGATCTGCTTGATTCCTGCCATGCGCTGATGAACTACGGGGTGGACCGTTACAAACGACCGTATCCGATCTCCGCCGAGGAGGAACGCCTGCGCCAGAAGGAGCGCGAGGAGCACCTGCAGAAACAGATCAACGACCTGTGGCGCACCATTCCGAAAAAAGTCGGAAAGAACAGCGACAAGGACGATGCGCGCTTCCCCGCCGAACCTCAAGAGAACATCCTCTATTTCCTGGAAAAGCACGCGCCGTTACTGGAACCCTGGCAACGGGAAATCGTGCGTATCGTGCGCAAGATTGCCCAATACTTTTATCCACAACGCCAGACCCAGGTAATGAACGAAGGTTGGGCAACGTTCTGGCATTACACGCTGATGAACGATTTGTATGACGAAGGCCTGGTCACTGACGGCTTCATGATGGAGTTCCTTACGTCCCACACCAGCGTAGTGTTCCAGCCTGGGTTCGATAGCCCGTATTACAGCGGCATCAACCCCTATGCGTTGGGCTTCGCCATGTACCGTGATATCCGGCGCATGTGCGAGCACCCTACAGAGGAGGACCGCCGCTGGTTCCCGGAAATCGCCGGGAGCGATTGGCTGTCCACGATCAAGTTCGCCATGAGCAGCTTCAAGGATGAGAGCTTCATCCTGCAGTACCTGTCGCCTCAGGTAATCCGCGACCTCAAGCTGTTCAGCATTCTCGATGACGACCTCAAGGATGATCTGTTGGTTCCGGCCATCCACGATGAATCCGGCTACCGCACCATCCGCGAAACCCTGGCCGCGCAGTACAACCTGGGCAACCGGGAGCCCAACGTGCAGATCTACAGCATTGATGTGCGTGGCGACCGCTCGCTGACCTTGCGTCACCAGCAGCACGATCGCAAACCCCTGGGCGAATCCACCGAAGAAGTGCTCAAACACCTGCACCGGTTGTGGGGCTTCGATATTCACCTGGAAACCTTACAGGGCGACCAGGTGATGAAAACCCACCACGTGCCACCTCGCACCGATCACAGCGATAACGACTACGGCCGCCTGGACCTGGCCGTCGTTCATCTCTGA
- a CDS encoding multifunctional CCA addition/repair protein — MKIYKVGGAVRDRLLGIAVTDIDRVVVGATAEEMLARGYKPVGADFPVFLDPKNGDEYALARTERKSGRGYGGFVFHASPEVTLEEDLIRRDLTINAMAEDDHGNLIDPYHGQRDLEERILRHVSPAFAEDPLRVLRVARFAARYASLGFTVAPETLELMRQLSESGELEALTPERSWKEISRALMENQPQVFIQVLRDCDALKTLMPEVNALFGVPQPETHHPEIDTGVHTLSVLEQAALHQQPLTVRWACLLHDLGKGTTPVDKLPQHIAHEHRGLKLIKTVNDRFKVPRDCQELALLVGQYHTHGHRALELKASTLLELLQSFDVYRRPQRFEEFVVACEMDARGRKGLEQRSYPQADYLRGAAKAAREVAVAPLLEKGFKGPELGEALKRERLRALKAYKEQHSL, encoded by the coding sequence ATGAAAATCTACAAAGTCGGCGGCGCAGTACGGGATCGCCTCTTGGGTATTGCGGTCACCGATATCGACCGCGTTGTCGTGGGCGCAACTGCTGAAGAGATGCTTGCCAGGGGCTACAAGCCCGTGGGCGCTGACTTCCCGGTGTTCCTGGACCCAAAGAACGGTGACGAGTACGCGCTGGCCCGTACCGAACGCAAAAGCGGCCGGGGTTATGGCGGCTTTGTGTTTCATGCCAGCCCCGAGGTGACGCTGGAAGAAGATCTGATCCGTCGCGACCTGACCATCAACGCCATGGCGGAAGACGATCACGGCAACTTGATCGACCCTTATCACGGCCAGCGTGATCTTGAAGAGCGCATTCTTCGCCATGTTTCTCCGGCGTTCGCCGAAGATCCCCTGCGTGTGTTGCGTGTTGCGCGCTTCGCCGCACGCTATGCATCACTGGGTTTTACCGTCGCGCCAGAAACACTTGAACTGATGCGCCAGCTCAGCGAATCCGGCGAACTGGAAGCGCTGACGCCGGAGCGCAGCTGGAAAGAAATCTCCCGAGCGCTGATGGAAAACCAACCCCAAGTGTTTATCCAGGTACTGCGCGACTGCGACGCGCTGAAAACCTTGATGCCAGAGGTGAATGCGCTGTTCGGCGTTCCGCAACCTGAAACCCATCACCCCGAAATCGACACCGGCGTACACACATTAAGCGTGTTGGAACAAGCCGCCTTGCACCAGCAACCACTGACGGTGCGCTGGGCCTGTCTACTGCACGACCTGGGCAAAGGCACGACGCCTGTGGATAAGCTGCCGCAACACATCGCTCATGAACACCGGGGCTTGAAGCTGATCAAGACCGTCAATGACCGCTTCAAGGTACCAAGGGATTGCCAGGAACTGGCGTTACTGGTGGGCCAGTATCACACCCACGGTCATCGTGCGCTGGAACTGAAAGCCTCGACATTGCTGGAACTGCTGCAAAGTTTCGACGTTTACCGTCGGCCGCAGCGCTTTGAGGAGTTCGTGGTCGCGTGCGAGATGGATGCGCGTGGCCGCAAAGGCTTGGAACAGAGAAGTTATCCACAAGCGGATTACTTGCGTGGGGCGGCAAAGGCGGCTCGCGAAGTGGCCGTTGCGCCCTTATTGGAGAAAGGTTTCAAAGGCCCGGAGCTGGGCGAGGCACTCAAGCGCGAACGGCTCAGGGCCCTGAAGGCCTACAAGGAACAGCACTCCCTATAG
- the folK gene encoding 2-amino-4-hydroxy-6-hydroxymethyldihydropteridine diphosphokinase produces MSLTQVYLGLGSNTERESHLCAGLDALASFLIDLRCSAVFESQPVGIKSGPFFNLVVSAYTDLPLMELDRRLKFIEADNGRYAPDRKGLPLDIDVLLYGDLVGNFDGLILPRAEILKNAFVLWPLSLMAPERVHPEVGKTLAELWREAQIDQVLAPVGFEWQGRQLTPGTLL; encoded by the coding sequence ATGTCGCTAACTCAGGTTTACCTTGGTCTAGGCAGCAATACCGAGCGTGAGTCTCATCTTTGCGCCGGTCTGGATGCGCTGGCGAGCTTCTTGATCGATCTGCGCTGTTCGGCGGTTTTCGAAAGTCAGCCGGTGGGCATCAAAAGCGGCCCGTTCTTCAATCTGGTGGTATCGGCCTACACCGACTTGCCGTTGATGGAGCTGGACCGTCGGTTGAAATTCATCGAGGCCGACAATGGTCGTTATGCACCGGATCGCAAGGGCCTGCCGCTGGATATCGATGTGCTGTTGTATGGTGATCTGGTGGGCAACTTCGATGGTTTGATCCTGCCGCGTGCGGAAATCCTCAAGAACGCCTTTGTGCTGTGGCCGCTGTCGCTGATGGCGCCGGAGCGTGTGCATCCTGAGGTGGGCAAGACCCTGGCCGAGTTGTGGCGCGAGGCGCAGATCGACCAGGTGTTGGCGCCTGTCGGGTTTGAGTGGCAGGGCCGGCAGCTGACACCGGGCACGCTCCTATAG
- the folB gene encoding dihydroneopterin aldolase — MDRVFIEGLEVDTVIGAYDWERGIRQCLRLDLSFAWDNRPAAAGDDLTLALDYASVSARIQLFAEQSQYQLVETFAERLAEVLMSEFQIPWLHLKLTKPGAVPAARGVGVEIERGCR; from the coding sequence TTGGACAGAGTGTTTATCGAAGGCCTGGAAGTCGACACCGTTATCGGGGCCTACGACTGGGAGCGCGGAATCCGCCAATGCCTGCGCCTGGACCTGAGCTTCGCCTGGGATAATCGCCCGGCTGCGGCCGGTGATGATCTGACGTTGGCGCTGGATTACGCCAGTGTGTCCGCGCGTATCCAGCTCTTTGCCGAGCAATCCCAGTACCAATTGGTGGAAACCTTTGCCGAGCGCTTGGCCGAAGTGTTGATGAGTGAATTCCAGATTCCCTGGCTGCACCTCAAATTGACCAAGCCAGGCGCCGTGCCGGCTGCCAGGGGCGTGGGCGTGGAGATTGAGCGCGGATGTCGCTAA
- the plsY gene encoding glycerol-3-phosphate 1-O-acyltransferase PlsY, whose product MFWSLAIFAYLLGSLSFAILLSRLTGNPDPRMSGSGNAGATNMLRLAGKKLAVLTLLGDLCKGLLPVLIASLVGLPLQQQAWIGVCAVLGHLFPLYFRFRGGKGVATAAGMLLGIYPPAALLAVLAWLLTFYLTRTSSLAALIATPLTLPLLAWQEPAALLPMSALTLLIVWRHRGNLRDLFAGRERHF is encoded by the coding sequence ATGTTTTGGTCACTGGCGATTTTCGCCTACCTGCTCGGCTCGCTGTCCTTCGCCATTTTGCTCAGCCGCCTGACGGGAAATCCCGACCCGCGAATGAGTGGCTCAGGCAATGCCGGCGCCACCAATATGTTGCGCCTGGCCGGCAAGAAACTCGCCGTACTCACGCTGCTGGGCGACCTGTGCAAGGGCCTGTTGCCCGTGCTGATCGCCAGCCTCGTCGGCCTGCCCCTGCAACAGCAGGCCTGGATCGGCGTATGCGCCGTCCTCGGCCATCTGTTTCCCCTGTACTTCCGCTTTCGCGGTGGCAAGGGCGTCGCCACGGCAGCCGGCATGTTGCTGGGGATCTACCCTCCGGCCGCCTTGCTGGCCGTACTCGCCTGGCTGCTGACGTTCTACCTGACCCGCACCAGCTCACTCGCCGCGCTGATCGCCACCCCACTCACCCTGCCGCTACTGGCCTGGCAAGAACCGGCGGCACTGCTGCCGATGAGCGCGCTGACACTGCTGATCGTCTGGCGTCACCGGGGCAATTTACGCGACCTGTTTGCCGGGCGCGAACGGCATTTTTAA
- the tsaD gene encoding tRNA (adenosine(37)-N6)-threonylcarbamoyltransferase complex transferase subunit TsaD, with amino-acid sequence MLVLGLETSCDETGVALYDSERGLLSDALFSQIDLHRAYGGVVPELASRDHVKRMLPLIRQVLDEAGCVPTEIDAIAYTAGPGLVGALLVGASCAQALAFAWGIPALGVHHMEGHLLAPMLEKTPPEFPFVALLVSGGHTQLVQVDGIGQYTLLGESLDDAAGEAFDKTAKMMGLNYPGGPEIARLAEKGVAGRYTFPRPMCDRPGLMFSFSGLKTSALNTWQQSVSAGDDSEQARCDIALAFQQAVVETLTIKCKRALKQAGMKRLVIAGGVSANKALRASLEKMLGDMKGDVFYARPEFCTDNGAMIAYAGCQRLQAGQHESLAISVQARWPMEQLSPL; translated from the coding sequence ATGCTAGTACTGGGACTTGAAACCTCCTGCGACGAAACCGGTGTCGCACTTTACGACAGTGAACGCGGGCTCTTGTCCGATGCGCTGTTCAGTCAGATCGACCTGCACCGTGCCTATGGTGGCGTGGTGCCGGAGCTGGCCAGCCGTGATCACGTCAAACGCATGCTGCCCCTGATCCGTCAGGTGCTGGATGAGGCCGGCTGCGTGCCGACCGAGATTGACGCCATCGCTTACACCGCTGGCCCCGGATTGGTCGGAGCCCTGTTGGTTGGGGCCTCTTGCGCCCAGGCCCTGGCCTTTGCGTGGGGCATTCCGGCCCTTGGCGTGCACCATATGGAAGGCCATTTACTGGCGCCGATGCTGGAAAAAACACCACCAGAGTTTCCGTTCGTCGCTTTGTTGGTTTCGGGGGGGCATACGCAGTTGGTTCAGGTGGATGGCATCGGCCAATACACCCTTTTGGGTGAATCCCTGGATGATGCTGCCGGTGAAGCTTTCGACAAGACCGCGAAGATGATGGGCCTCAACTACCCTGGTGGCCCGGAAATCGCCCGTCTCGCCGAAAAAGGCGTTGCTGGCCGCTATACCTTCCCGCGCCCGATGTGCGATCGCCCGGGCCTGATGTTCAGCTTCAGTGGTTTGAAAACCTCTGCGTTGAATACTTGGCAGCAGAGCGTCAGCGCCGGAGACGACAGCGAGCAAGCCCGTTGCGACATCGCGCTGGCGTTCCAGCAGGCTGTGGTGGAAACTTTGACCATCAAGTGCAAGCGCGCCCTTAAGCAGGCGGGCATGAAGCGCCTGGTGATCGCAGGTGGCGTCAGTGCCAACAAGGCCTTGCGCGCTTCGCTGGAAAAAATGCTCGGCGATATGAAGGGCGATGTGTTCTACGCTCGACCGGAGTTCTGTACCGACAATGGCGCGATGATCGCCTATGCCGGTTGCCAGCGCTTGCAGGCTGGGCAGCACGAAAGCCTGGCGATCAGCGTACAGGCGCGCTGGCCGATGGAGCAGTTGTCGCCGTTGTAA
- the rpsU gene encoding 30S ribosomal protein S21 has protein sequence MPAVKVKENEPFDVALRRFKRSCEKAGVLAEVRSREFYEKPTSERKRKAAAAVKRHAKKVQREQRRAVRLY, from the coding sequence ATGCCAGCCGTCAAAGTTAAAGAGAACGAACCCTTCGACGTAGCTCTGCGTCGTTTCAAGCGCTCCTGCGAAAAAGCCGGTGTACTGGCTGAAGTTCGTAGCCGCGAATTTTACGAGAAGCCAACTTCTGAGCGTAAGCGCAAAGCAGCAGCCGCTGTTAAGCGTCACGCCAAGAAAGTTCAGCGCGAACAGCGCCGCGCCGTTCGTCTGTACTAA
- the dnaG gene encoding DNA primase — MAGLIPQSFIDDLLNRTDIVDVVSSRVQLKKAGKNYTACCPFHKEKTPSFSVSPDKQFYYCFGCGAGGNALGFLMDHDNLDFPQAIEDLAKAAGMEVPREESGRPHKPRQPTDSPLYPLLTAAAEFYRQALKSHPQRKAAVDYLKGRGLTGEIARDFGLGFAPPGWDNLYKHLSSDALQQKAMIDAGLLVENAETGKRYDRFRDRVMFPIRDSRGRIIAFGGRVLGDDKPKYLNSPETPVFHKGQELYGLFEARKNNRNLDEIIVVEGYMDVIALAQQGLRNAVATLGTATSEEHMKRLFRVVPSVLFCFDGDQAGRNAAWRALEATLSSLQDGRRARFLFLPEGEDPDTLIRSEGTDAFRARINQHAQPLADYFFQQLTEEADPRSLEGKAHMATLAAPLIDKVPGANLKSLMRMRLQEITGLSGEAVSQLVHNAPQDAPPPAYDPGMDYDAMPDYSDFHQPQEAYAPQQEWIPKKSGNDGKKWEKKPWSKNGKRGDRDEAYAPRTPVAVEAPTLIALRTLIHHPQLAEKVESADHFANASNTYAQVLIALIEAVQKNPKLNSIQLMARWHGTEQGRLLKALAEKEWLIDGDNLEQQFLDTITRLSAGQHTQTLDELIKRAKQPGLSAEEQIQIAKQMRDLLKQNVCTSNPTSAGV; from the coding sequence ATGGCCGGGCTGATTCCCCAGAGCTTTATTGACGACCTTCTGAACCGCACCGACATCGTCGATGTTGTCAGCTCGCGCGTGCAATTGAAAAAAGCCGGCAAGAACTACACCGCCTGCTGCCCGTTCCATAAAGAGAAGACCCCCTCGTTCAGCGTCAGCCCCGACAAGCAGTTTTACTACTGCTTTGGTTGCGGCGCAGGTGGTAATGCCCTGGGCTTTCTCATGGACCACGACAACCTGGATTTCCCCCAGGCTATCGAGGACCTGGCAAAAGCCGCCGGCATGGAAGTCCCCCGCGAAGAAAGTGGCCGTCCGCACAAACCGCGCCAACCCACCGATTCGCCGCTGTACCCGCTGTTGACGGCTGCGGCCGAGTTTTACCGTCAGGCGCTTAAAAGCCATCCGCAGCGTAAAGCCGCCGTCGACTACCTGAAAGGTCGCGGCCTTACCGGTGAAATCGCCCGCGACTTCGGCCTCGGTTTCGCCCCGCCCGGCTGGGACAACCTGTACAAACACCTGAGCAGCGACGCCCTCCAGCAAAAAGCCATGATCGATGCCGGCCTGCTGGTGGAAAACGCCGAAACCGGCAAGCGCTACGACCGCTTCCGCGACCGCGTGATGTTCCCAATCCGCGACAGCCGAGGCCGCATCATCGCCTTTGGTGGCCGCGTGCTGGGGGACGACAAGCCCAAGTACCTGAACTCCCCGGAAACTCCGGTGTTCCACAAAGGCCAGGAACTCTACGGCCTATTCGAGGCGCGCAAGAACAACCGCAACCTCGACGAAATCATCGTGGTTGAAGGCTATATGGACGTGATCGCGCTCGCCCAACAGGGCCTGCGCAACGCTGTTGCCACCCTGGGTACAGCCACCAGCGAAGAACACATGAAGCGCCTGTTTCGCGTGGTGCCCAGCGTGTTGTTCTGCTTCGACGGCGACCAGGCCGGCCGTAATGCTGCCTGGCGCGCACTTGAAGCCACGCTGTCGAGCCTGCAGGACGGGCGTCGCGCGCGCTTCCTGTTCCTGCCCGAAGGCGAAGACCCGGACACCCTGATCCGCTCCGAAGGCACCGACGCCTTCCGCGCGCGCATTAACCAGCATGCACAGCCGCTGGCCGACTACTTCTTCCAGCAGCTGACCGAAGAAGCCGACCCGCGCTCCCTCGAAGGCAAGGCCCACATGGCCACCCTCGCGGCGCCGCTGATCGACAAGGTTCCCGGCGCCAACCTGAAATCACTGATGCGCATGCGCCTGCAGGAAATCACCGGGTTAAGCGGCGAAGCCGTCAGCCAACTGGTGCACAACGCGCCGCAGGATGCGCCGCCACCGGCCTACGACCCAGGCATGGATTACGACGCCATGCCGGACTATTCCGACTTCCATCAACCGCAGGAGGCCTACGCGCCCCAGCAGGAGTGGATACCGAAAAAGTCTGGCAACGACGGCAAGAAATGGGAAAAGAAACCCTGGAGCAAGAACGGCAAGCGCGGCGATCGCGATGAGGCTTATGCCCCGCGCACGCCTGTCGCCGTGGAAGCACCAACGCTCATTGCCCTACGCACGCTCATCCACCATCCACAATTGGCGGAAAAGGTCGAGAGCGCCGATCACTTTGCCAACGCGAGCAATACTTACGCCCAGGTACTGATCGCCTTGATCGAGGCGGTACAGAAAAATCCTAAGCTAAACTCAATCCAGTTGATGGCGCGCTGGCATGGCACTGAACAAGGCCGCCTGTTGAAAGCCCTCGCGGAAAAGGAGTGGCTAATTGACGGCGATAACCTTGAACAACAGTTTTTAGACACCATTACTAGGTTATCCGCGGGTCAGCACACGCAAACCCTCGACGAGCTCATCAAGAGAGCAAAACAGCCGGGATTGTCGGCTGAAGAGCAGATTCAGATAGCAAAACAGATGCGCGACCTCTTAAAACAGAACGTTTGCACATCAAACCCGACCTCAGCTGGCGTGTGA